A single window of Bremerella cremea DNA harbors:
- a CDS encoding esterase/lipase family protein, whose product MIRTDNQIMPAFVGVRLLSRAPMVMVVAICCLASTGCMNSRFASVRRTPTNPLDGPLQLMSYSGPKVTDRTRQSLRQLNLEKYADGDYARGLSELAQMIEKEPTADNMYSFAELSYIAATRADALGKNATALELYAGSVSHAYYYLFESKDGARADGYDPRFRQACDIYNKSLEGSLRLVKLQGKLKQGETYRIKTPNQIFIISLDTVGRWQNTEFQDFQFTSDYEVDGLKNQHRQYGLGVPLIAECKDNPPNAPGAEYFPPNLTFALTAFLEVTHTPDIDSETKKHIHYCHIHLYDPLEQPEIEVKGKKVPLEADISTPLAYLLDSSSLGPAYMATLGMLTPDAQKDERGIYMLEPYDPKKIPVMMVHGLWSSPMTWLEMFNDLRAQPEIRNNYQFWFYLYPTGQPFWISAAQFRSDLETMRNKLDPDRAAIALDQMVLVGHSMGGLVSRMQTIESQNNFWHIVSDRPPSELQGDPEDAEALRQVLFFHPNQSIRRVITMGTPHRGSNFANSTTRWLGQSLITLPSFVTGSSNRLIASNPGYFSNEELLQISTSVDSLAPDSPVLPALNNAPQAPWVKYHTVIGIVDPDTWLGYFSGRSDGVVKYESAHLDEAVSELVVTADHNSVHRTPQSVLEVRRILREHVLQLREEYYSSIQQQGIRPATDNQIMPASHLAPVVKPADMPQPQPAAETVDPAKRLSSVETNPLRRSIYSTPPSPN is encoded by the coding sequence ATGATACGCACCGACAACCAAATCATGCCCGCCTTTGTTGGGGTAAGACTGCTTTCGCGGGCACCTATGGTGATGGTCGTAGCTATTTGCTGCCTGGCCAGCACTGGCTGCATGAACTCGCGTTTTGCCAGTGTTCGCCGGACGCCGACGAACCCGCTAGATGGTCCGCTGCAATTGATGTCGTACAGCGGCCCTAAGGTGACCGATCGCACACGACAATCGCTTCGTCAGTTAAACCTGGAAAAATATGCTGACGGAGATTATGCCCGTGGCTTGAGCGAGTTGGCTCAGATGATCGAGAAAGAGCCAACCGCAGACAATATGTATAGCTTTGCAGAGCTTTCCTACATCGCCGCCACACGGGCAGACGCCTTGGGCAAGAATGCGACCGCTTTGGAACTATACGCTGGCAGCGTCTCGCACGCTTACTACTACTTGTTTGAAAGCAAAGATGGAGCGCGTGCCGATGGCTATGACCCTCGCTTTCGTCAGGCCTGCGACATCTACAACAAATCGCTCGAAGGATCGCTGCGTCTGGTTAAGTTGCAAGGCAAGCTGAAACAAGGGGAAACCTACCGCATCAAAACCCCCAACCAGATTTTTATCATTTCGCTCGACACGGTTGGCCGTTGGCAGAATACCGAGTTCCAAGACTTCCAATTCACTTCCGACTACGAAGTGGATGGACTCAAGAATCAGCACCGACAATATGGTCTTGGCGTGCCGCTGATTGCCGAATGCAAGGACAATCCGCCGAATGCTCCTGGGGCAGAATATTTCCCCCCGAATTTGACGTTCGCTTTAACCGCCTTCTTGGAAGTGACGCATACCCCCGATATCGACTCGGAAACCAAGAAGCATATCCACTATTGCCACATTCATTTGTACGACCCGCTCGAACAGCCTGAGATCGAGGTCAAAGGTAAAAAGGTTCCTCTAGAAGCCGATATCAGCACACCGCTGGCTTACTTGTTAGATTCAAGTTCGCTGGGGCCAGCCTACATGGCTACCCTTGGCATGCTCACCCCCGACGCCCAGAAAGACGAACGGGGAATTTATATGCTGGAACCGTACGATCCGAAGAAAATTCCGGTGATGATGGTCCACGGCTTATGGTCGAGTCCGATGACCTGGCTGGAAATGTTTAATGACTTACGAGCCCAGCCTGAAATCCGCAACAACTACCAGTTCTGGTTCTACCTTTACCCGACCGGCCAACCGTTTTGGATTTCTGCCGCGCAGTTCCGCTCAGACTTGGAAACGATGCGCAATAAGCTCGATCCCGATCGTGCGGCGATCGCCCTCGACCAGATGGTTCTTGTCGGCCATAGCATGGGCGGCTTGGTCTCACGGATGCAAACAATCGAAAGCCAAAACAACTTTTGGCACATTGTTTCCGACCGCCCACCAAGTGAACTCCAAGGGGATCCTGAAGATGCGGAAGCACTGCGGCAGGTTCTCTTCTTTCACCCCAACCAATCGATCCGCCGGGTGATCACCATGGGCACGCCCCATCGAGGCAGCAACTTCGCCAACTCGACGACACGCTGGCTAGGCCAAAGCTTGATCACCTTGCCCAGCTTTGTCACCGGTAGCAGTAATCGACTAATTGCCAGCAATCCTGGCTACTTTAGCAATGAAGAGTTATTGCAGATCAGCACCAGCGTAGACTCGCTGGCACCAGACTCACCGGTACTTCCTGCTCTGAACAATGCCCCGCAGGCACCATGGGTGAAATACCATACGGTCATTGGAATCGTTGATCCCGACACTTGGCTAGGTTATTTCTCTGGCCGAAGCGATGGTGTTGTGAAGTACGAGAGCGCCCACTTAGATGAGGCGGTTTCAGAATTGGTTGTTACTGCCGATCATAATTCGGTCCACCGAACGCCGCAAAGCGTGTTGGAAGTGCGACGAATCTTGCGAGAGCATGTTCTTCAGCTGCGGGAAGAATATTACAGTTCCATCCAGCAGCAGGGAATCCGGCCCGCCACAGATAATCAAATCATGCCCGCCAGTCATCTTGCCCCGGTTGTTAAACCAGCAGATATGCCACAACCTCAACCGGCAGCCGAAACCGTTGATCCAGCGAAGCGTTTATCTTCCGTGGAAACGAATCCACTGAGAAGAAGCATTTATTCGACTCCCCCGTCGCCCAATTAA
- a CDS encoding carbon storage regulator, whose product MLVLSRKVGDSIKIGDNIEIVINRISGNRVTIGVEAPKDVRILRGEVEVELDDDSVAALAGLMNVGQLDFIHSTT is encoded by the coding sequence ATGTTAGTTTTGAGTCGAAAAGTTGGTGATTCCATCAAAATCGGTGACAACATCGAAATTGTGATCAATCGCATTTCCGGCAATCGAGTCACTATCGGCGTTGAAGCCCCGAAAGACGTTCGCATTCTTCGTGGCGAAGTTGAAGTGGAATTAGACGACGACTCTGTGGCTGCTCTTGCTGGCCTGATGAACGTTGGACAACTCGACTTCATCCACTCCACGACCTAA
- a CDS encoding endonuclease/exonuclease/phosphatase family protein, translating to MRAVFLCALSLILGMSVTTLFGAENDMKPTDELTVMSFNIRYGKANDGENRWDNRKEFVAETIQEVSPDLLGLQECLPFQRDFLIKHLPGYAVHAAGREDGKEQGEMCAIFYRKDRFELLDSGHFWLSETPDVAGSKSWDSSLPRMASWVLLVDKKSENKKPILYGNTHFDHKGQIARVESAKMIRERAAKHSEFDIIVTGDFNAGEGSKPYQAMFGEIDGAKSPVIDSYRAFVPEKKEEEGTFNGFNLSKNNGDRIDWIGVSADWKVEDAQILHNNRDGRTPSDHFPITAKLAR from the coding sequence ATGCGAGCTGTGTTTCTCTGTGCTTTATCGCTTATTCTGGGTATGTCCGTAACGACCCTATTTGGTGCCGAAAACGATATGAAGCCGACGGACGAGTTGACCGTCATGTCGTTTAACATTCGTTACGGCAAGGCCAATGACGGTGAAAATCGTTGGGACAACCGCAAAGAGTTCGTTGCTGAGACGATCCAAGAGGTTTCGCCTGATCTGCTTGGTCTACAAGAATGCCTTCCCTTTCAACGCGACTTCCTGATCAAACATCTGCCTGGCTATGCCGTGCATGCAGCGGGACGGGAAGATGGCAAAGAGCAAGGTGAGATGTGTGCGATTTTCTATCGCAAAGATCGCTTTGAACTGCTCGACAGTGGCCACTTTTGGTTAAGCGAAACCCCGGATGTCGCTGGCAGCAAGAGTTGGGACAGCAGCTTGCCCCGCATGGCCAGTTGGGTACTGTTGGTCGACAAAAAATCGGAAAATAAGAAACCGATCCTCTACGGTAACACACACTTCGATCACAAAGGCCAGATCGCGCGAGTCGAGTCTGCCAAGATGATTCGGGAACGCGCTGCCAAGCACAGCGAGTTCGATATCATCGTTACCGGTGACTTCAATGCCGGCGAAGGCTCGAAGCCATACCAGGCGATGTTCGGGGAAATCGACGGGGCCAAGTCACCGGTTATCGATTCCTACCGTGCATTCGTTCCGGAAAAGAAAGAGGAAGAAGGCACGTTCAATGGTTTCAATCTCAGCAAAAACAACGGTGATCGAATCGACTGGATTGGGGTTTCTGCTGATTGGAAGGTAGAGGACGCCCAAATCTTGCACAACAACCGCGATGGTCGTACGCCCTCGGACCACTTCCCGATTACGGCCAAACTAGCTCGTTAG
- the eno gene encoding phosphopyruvate hydratase, translating to MSMIVDVRGLQILDSRGNPTVEVEVILDNGVVGRAAVPSGASTGVHEALELRDGDKNVYLGKGVTKAVENVNDVIADALIGEDVTSQTHIDELMIELDGTPNKAKLGANAILGVSLAVAKAAAATSGLPLYRYLGGVGARTLPAPMMNIVNGGSHADNNVDVQEFMVFPLGFDKFSDALRCGVEVFHSLKKVLKGKGLNTAVGDEGGFAPNLGSNIEALDLIMESIEAAGYKAGEQVFIALDVASSELYNKEKKTYTIDGKEIDSSGMVDFLAAWADKYPIISIEDGCDEDDWEGWKLLTEKLGDRVQLVGDDLFVTNCERLQRGIDEDIANSILIKVNQIGSLTETINAIQLAHANDYTSIASHRSGETEDAFIADLAVALGTGQIKTGSASRSDRMAKYNQLLRIEAELGDLALYGGPALLKKRGK from the coding sequence ATGAGCATGATTGTCGACGTTCGCGGACTTCAGATCCTGGACAGCCGTGGAAATCCAACGGTGGAAGTCGAAGTGATTCTGGACAATGGCGTGGTTGGACGCGCTGCGGTTCCCAGTGGGGCATCGACCGGTGTTCACGAAGCATTGGAACTACGTGATGGTGATAAGAACGTTTACCTAGGCAAAGGCGTTACCAAAGCCGTCGAGAACGTGAACGACGTGATCGCCGACGCTTTGATCGGGGAAGACGTTACCAGCCAGACGCACATCGATGAATTAATGATCGAACTGGACGGCACGCCCAACAAAGCCAAGCTAGGTGCCAACGCCATCTTGGGTGTTTCGCTGGCCGTTGCTAAAGCTGCCGCTGCCACCTCGGGCTTGCCACTTTACCGTTACTTGGGCGGTGTCGGTGCTCGCACCCTGCCAGCTCCGATGATGAACATCGTCAACGGTGGTTCGCACGCAGATAACAATGTCGACGTGCAAGAGTTCATGGTCTTCCCGCTTGGTTTCGACAAGTTCAGCGACGCCCTTCGCTGCGGCGTGGAAGTTTTCCATAGCTTGAAGAAAGTGCTCAAGGGTAAGGGCCTTAACACAGCCGTCGGTGACGAAGGTGGTTTCGCCCCGAACTTGGGTAGCAACATCGAAGCTTTGGACCTGATCATGGAATCGATCGAAGCTGCTGGCTACAAAGCCGGCGAGCAGGTCTTTATCGCTTTGGACGTTGCTTCCAGCGAACTGTACAACAAGGAAAAGAAGACCTACACCATCGACGGCAAGGAAATCGATTCCTCTGGCATGGTCGACTTCCTTGCTGCTTGGGCCGACAAGTACCCAATCATTTCGATCGAAGACGGTTGCGATGAAGACGACTGGGAAGGTTGGAAGCTGCTGACCGAAAAGCTGGGCGACCGCGTTCAGTTGGTGGGCGACGACTTGTTTGTGACCAACTGCGAACGTCTGCAACGTGGCATCGACGAAGACATCGCCAACAGCATTCTGATTAAGGTCAATCAGATCGGTTCGTTGACGGAAACGATCAACGCGATTCAATTGGCCCACGCGAACGATTACACCAGCATCGCTAGCCACCGCAGTGGTGAAACCGAAGACGCGTTCATCGCTGACTTGGCTGTCGCTTTGGGGACCGGTCAGATCAAGACCGGGTCGGCTTCGCGCAGTGATCGTATGGCGAAGTACAACCAATTGCTACGAATCGAAGCCGAACTGGGCGATCTGGCCCTTTATGGTGGTCCGGCTTTGTTGAAGAAGCGTGGCAAGTAA
- the rsmA gene encoding 16S rRNA (adenine(1518)-N(6)/adenine(1519)-N(6))-dimethyltransferase RsmA — protein MPEFRNQTISYLTSKFREIGIRPVSKHGQNFLIDMNLLDLLVRSADIQKDDVVLEIGTGTGTLSTRMAAQAGHLVTVEIDPHMATFALEELDDFENVTLLSFDALRNKNSFRPEMIETIREKMAEIGTDHFKLAANLPYNVATPIISNLLRTEITPKSMTVTIQKELAERIVAPPNTKDYSALSVWIQSQCRCEIVRIMPPSVFWPAPKVHSAILQIDIEPERRAAIPDLEFFHEFNRSLFFHRRKFLRSVLHSAFKGRLEKAEVDQVMEQGGLEASSRSESFAVEEILAMSELFRQRLMEKEV, from the coding sequence ATGCCAGAATTTCGCAATCAAACGATCTCGTACCTTACGAGCAAATTCCGCGAAATCGGAATCCGCCCTGTCTCGAAGCATGGTCAGAACTTTCTGATCGATATGAACCTGCTGGACCTCTTGGTCCGCTCGGCCGATATCCAAAAGGATGACGTCGTGCTGGAAATCGGCACCGGCACCGGAACGCTTTCAACACGTATGGCAGCCCAGGCCGGGCACTTAGTGACGGTCGAAATCGATCCTCACATGGCTACGTTCGCCCTGGAAGAACTCGACGACTTCGAGAACGTCACCCTGCTGAGCTTCGATGCTTTGCGGAACAAAAACAGTTTCCGCCCGGAAATGATCGAGACGATCCGCGAAAAGATGGCCGAGATCGGGACAGATCATTTTAAATTGGCGGCCAATCTGCCCTACAACGTCGCAACGCCGATTATCTCGAATCTCTTGCGAACCGAGATTACCCCCAAAAGCATGACGGTCACCATCCAGAAGGAACTGGCCGAGCGAATTGTCGCGCCGCCCAACACGAAAGACTACAGCGCCCTGTCGGTTTGGATCCAAAGCCAGTGTCGCTGCGAGATTGTCCGGATCATGCCCCCCAGCGTGTTTTGGCCAGCCCCGAAAGTTCACTCCGCAATCCTGCAGATCGACATCGAACCAGAGCGCCGGGCAGCGATCCCAGACTTGGAATTCTTTCATGAATTCAACCGATCCCTCTTCTTCCACCGCCGCAAATTCCTTCGCAGCGTTCTGCACAGCGCCTTTAAGGGGCGATTGGAAAAAGCGGAAGTCGACCAAGTGATGGAGCAGGGAGGGCTCGAAGCCAGTAGCCGCAGCGAAAGCTTCGCGGTTGAAGAAATCTTGGCAATGAGCGAACTATTTCGCCAGCGACTGATGGAGAAAGAAGTTTAG
- a CDS encoding sulfatase has protein sequence MNYLRFHFAVLVMCVLTSFAQADDRLNFLVIMCDDLGYGDLECYGHPEIRTPNLNKLASEGVRFTSYYSAAPVCSPSRAGLITGQTPTQVGIYDWIPGGSPMHIRAEEVTLPKLLKTAGYETGLFGKWHCNGKFNSPEQPQPNDLGFDYWFATQNNANPSHENPTNFVRNGKRVGPTQGFSCQVVADETIDWLTNVRNSDKPFFALVTFHEPHEPIASPEDLVQSYPDAHKKGEALYYANVTNVDRAVGKLMQKLDELKLSDNTLVLFTSDNGPETLNRYKTAWRSHGSPGPLRGMKLHIYDGGIRVPGIARLPGKIEAGSESDFPVCSLDLLPTFCELAGAKVPQSAKLDGTSLARMLEGETVKRDKPLFWHYYRAFGDAKVAVRDGDWKLVALWNQGEVSPGAAYKKGDYSLIKNVKFTDFELYNLREDIAEANDLKEQHPEVVLRLKKALLAKYDEATANAIDWYAEAN, from the coding sequence ATGAACTATCTTCGTTTTCATTTCGCCGTCTTGGTGATGTGTGTTCTCACTTCGTTCGCCCAGGCCGACGATCGTCTCAACTTTCTGGTCATCATGTGCGACGACCTGGGTTACGGCGATCTAGAGTGTTACGGGCATCCTGAAATCCGCACACCCAACCTCAACAAGTTGGCCAGCGAAGGGGTGCGGTTTACCTCGTATTATAGCGCGGCGCCTGTGTGCTCGCCTTCTCGTGCTGGCTTGATTACCGGACAAACGCCTACCCAGGTTGGCATTTACGATTGGATTCCGGGTGGCTCGCCAATGCACATTCGGGCTGAAGAAGTCACTTTGCCCAAGTTGTTGAAAACAGCCGGCTACGAGACCGGCTTGTTCGGTAAATGGCACTGCAACGGAAAGTTCAATTCCCCCGAGCAGCCACAGCCGAACGATCTCGGTTTCGATTATTGGTTTGCTACGCAAAACAATGCTAATCCTTCGCACGAGAACCCAACGAACTTCGTGCGCAACGGAAAGCGAGTGGGGCCAACTCAGGGGTTCTCCTGCCAGGTTGTGGCGGACGAAACGATCGATTGGCTGACCAACGTTCGGAATTCGGATAAGCCCTTTTTTGCTTTGGTAACGTTTCACGAACCCCACGAGCCGATTGCGTCGCCAGAGGACTTGGTGCAGTCCTACCCCGATGCGCACAAAAAAGGAGAAGCCCTTTACTATGCCAACGTCACGAACGTGGACCGGGCCGTGGGAAAGTTAATGCAGAAACTCGACGAGCTAAAGCTGAGCGATAATACGTTGGTATTGTTCACCAGCGATAACGGCCCCGAGACGCTCAATCGCTATAAAACGGCCTGGCGATCACACGGTTCGCCGGGACCGCTGCGAGGGATGAAACTGCACATTTATGATGGGGGAATTCGTGTGCCAGGCATCGCTCGTTTGCCTGGAAAGATTGAAGCTGGCTCGGAATCGGATTTTCCCGTTTGCTCGTTGGATCTACTGCCCACCTTCTGTGAACTGGCTGGGGCGAAGGTTCCCCAGAGTGCCAAGCTCGACGGCACCAGCCTGGCAAGGATGCTCGAGGGAGAAACCGTCAAACGAGATAAGCCGCTTTTCTGGCACTACTATCGTGCGTTCGGTGATGCGAAAGTGGCCGTGCGGGATGGCGATTGGAAGTTAGTCGCCCTATGGAATCAAGGGGAAGTCTCGCCTGGGGCCGCTTATAAAAAAGGAGATTACTCGTTGATCAAGAACGTCAAGTTTACTGATTTCGAGTTGTATAACCTGAGGGAAGATATTGCCGAAGCGAACGACCTCAAAGAGCAACATCCTGAGGTCGTTTTACGTTTGAAGAAGGCCCTGCTTGCCAAATATGACGAAGCCACCGCCAATGCCATCGATTGGTATGCCGAAGCAAATTAG
- a CDS encoding DegT/DnrJ/EryC1/StrS family aminotransferase gives MRNRRKPPCSAEASQEPRTISQSLPSPFDPKWNDWPIADVAIREALLHAYEDGSWGRYHGPNVARLEAVLAEVHGVKHALVCSSGTIAVQIALRSLNAREGSEVILAAYDFPGNFRAIQDAGLFPVLVDIDPETWCLDANSLSAAISEKAVAVIVSHLHGGLAAMQAIEQVAAKHGIAVIEDACQATGAKIGGRVAGTLGEVGILSFGGSKLITAGRGGAILTDRDDLLQRAKIYCERGNNAYPLSELQAAVVLPQLEQLEMRNQLRCKHLQRLRKRLEALAHRLRPVAWCSDQPSFYKHAWLCDTAQRAHNLTQMAESQGIPLGKGFRGFFKRPESQARKVGTLPHSREAAERTILLHHPILLQDEYAIDWLADWLRQQVGEE, from the coding sequence ATGCGAAATCGAAGAAAACCACCATGTTCAGCGGAAGCTTCCCAGGAGCCGAGAACCATTTCCCAGTCATTACCATCCCCGTTTGACCCGAAGTGGAACGATTGGCCGATCGCCGACGTAGCCATCCGCGAGGCTCTCTTACACGCCTACGAGGACGGCAGTTGGGGACGCTATCATGGGCCTAACGTTGCGCGTTTAGAAGCCGTGCTAGCAGAGGTGCACGGGGTAAAGCATGCATTGGTATGCTCTTCCGGAACGATTGCCGTTCAGATTGCGTTGCGATCGCTCAATGCGCGTGAAGGAAGCGAAGTGATCTTAGCGGCTTACGATTTTCCGGGCAACTTTCGTGCGATCCAAGATGCCGGGCTGTTTCCGGTGCTGGTGGATATCGACCCAGAAACGTGGTGCCTCGACGCGAATAGCCTGTCCGCTGCCATTTCGGAGAAGGCGGTGGCGGTCATTGTTTCGCATTTGCATGGTGGCTTGGCTGCCATGCAAGCCATTGAGCAGGTAGCTGCCAAGCACGGAATCGCCGTGATCGAAGATGCTTGTCAGGCAACCGGTGCGAAGATCGGGGGTCGAGTCGCTGGTACTCTCGGAGAGGTCGGAATTCTTAGTTTCGGTGGCAGTAAGCTGATTACTGCCGGGCGTGGGGGAGCAATCCTGACAGATCGCGATGATTTGTTACAGCGGGCCAAGATATACTGCGAGCGGGGCAATAACGCATATCCGCTGAGCGAGTTGCAAGCCGCCGTTGTTTTGCCTCAGCTAGAACAGCTGGAGATGCGTAACCAATTACGTTGCAAACATTTGCAAAGACTGCGCAAAAGGTTGGAAGCCCTTGCGCATCGGCTACGTCCGGTTGCTTGGTGTTCCGATCAACCATCGTTTTATAAACACGCTTGGCTGTGCGACACGGCGCAGCGTGCGCACAATCTCACGCAGATGGCTGAATCCCAAGGGATACCCCTCGGAAAGGGTTTTCGTGGCTTTTTCAAGCGTCCTGAAAGCCAAGCTCGAAAGGTAGGGACTCTTCCCCATTCGAGAGAGGCGGCCGAGCGAACGATATTACTCCATCATCCTATTCTTCTGCAGGATGAATATGCTATCGACTGGCTCGCCGATTGGCTACGGCAGCAAGTAGGGGAAGAATGA
- a CDS encoding tetratricopeptide repeat protein, translating into MPIEQLSKQLSEARQQFDFGKAVRVLDQWIKQQPDRSQLYYLRGCENFFAGNYRQSVKDFDRLVELEPARRQSLWERGISYYFAGDFAKGAEQFADYQNYHDQDVENSVFRYLCVAKADGVKQARETLLPIENDPRPGLMEVFRLYEGKETPQNVLEDMQQTKLTGPAAAGYRFYTLLYVGLYYDAHGDDALAVKYLAEASDPKLLEAGGRRISRYMWDTARLAHQEISKRIPPAKN; encoded by the coding sequence GTGCCTATCGAGCAACTTAGCAAGCAGCTATCCGAGGCTCGCCAACAATTCGATTTTGGAAAAGCGGTTCGCGTGCTCGATCAATGGATCAAGCAGCAGCCAGATCGTTCTCAGCTGTACTATCTACGTGGTTGCGAGAACTTCTTCGCCGGCAACTATCGGCAGTCGGTGAAAGACTTTGACCGTCTGGTAGAACTTGAACCGGCTCGTCGGCAGAGTTTGTGGGAAAGAGGTATTTCCTATTACTTTGCCGGTGACTTTGCTAAGGGTGCCGAGCAGTTTGCGGACTACCAGAACTATCACGACCAAGACGTGGAAAACTCGGTGTTTCGCTATTTGTGTGTCGCCAAGGCCGACGGCGTGAAGCAAGCTCGTGAAACCTTACTTCCCATCGAGAACGATCCCCGGCCTGGTCTGATGGAAGTTTTTCGCCTGTACGAAGGCAAGGAAACGCCCCAAAACGTCTTAGAGGATATGCAGCAAACCAAGCTTACCGGCCCGGCCGCCGCCGGTTATCGTTTTTATACGCTGCTGTATGTGGGTCTGTATTACGATGCTCACGGAGACGATGCTCTGGCCGTGAAGTACTTGGCCGAAGCAAGCGATCCTAAGCTGTTGGAAGCGGGCGGTCGGCGAATCAGTCGTTATATGTGGGACACGGCTCGCTTAGCCCACCAGGAAATCTCGAAACGCATACCGCCAGCGAAAAACTAG
- a CDS encoding riboflavin synthase translates to MFTGLVETQGKVIALKPEGPGVRLSLESPLIAGSASLGDSISVNGCCLTVVSIEENVVDFEAGEETLKRTNLGQLKNGSLVNLERSLQLGDRLGGHLVTGHIDTTATLVQRNNDGEWCTMWFQVPPETTRQMASKGSVTIDGISLTLVDVTNDRFSVALIPHTLDATTLGKREVGDIVNIETDLLAKYVQRQLETDPKH, encoded by the coding sequence ATGTTTACCGGCCTTGTCGAAACTCAAGGAAAAGTCATCGCCCTTAAACCCGAAGGACCGGGGGTTCGCCTTTCATTAGAAAGCCCCCTGATCGCCGGCAGCGCGAGCCTGGGGGATAGCATCTCCGTGAACGGTTGCTGTTTGACCGTGGTTTCGATCGAAGAAAATGTCGTCGATTTTGAGGCTGGGGAAGAAACTTTAAAAAGAACCAACCTTGGCCAGCTTAAAAACGGGAGCTTAGTGAACTTAGAGCGATCGCTGCAACTAGGCGACCGCTTGGGGGGGCACCTCGTTACCGGACACATCGACACAACCGCCACGCTGGTCCAGCGCAACAACGACGGCGAGTGGTGTACCATGTGGTTTCAAGTTCCCCCTGAAACAACACGGCAGATGGCCAGCAAAGGCTCGGTAACGATCGACGGGATCAGCTTAACGCTGGTTGATGTTACCAACGATCGCTTCAGCGTCGCGTTAATCCCGCACACGCTCGACGCCACCACGCTGGGCAAACGCGAAGTTGGCGATATCGTCAACATCGAAACCGATCTGTTGGCCAAGTACGTTCAGCGTCAACTCGAAACAGATCCCAAACACTAA
- the surE gene encoding 5'/3'-nucleotidase SurE, translated as MKILLANDDGIYAPGLAAMEKALRSLGDVTVIAPATEQSGVGHSITFLSPLVCKEVFDGDRRRGYAVEGSPADCVKLGVVELMPERPDLIVSGINGGLNAGINVLYSGTVGAAIEGAFFGINSIAVSLEWNEHAQFERAAEMACQVIQQILKHKSNSPRLYNLNIPTTATKLPSGEAELKIVPMGVARYGEHFIKRKDPRNRDYYWATGDPRPEHGEEETDLSALEKGYLTLTPLHFDMTERAQIEEMKPWNLRILD; from the coding sequence ATGAAGATCTTATTGGCGAATGACGATGGAATTTACGCGCCTGGCTTGGCTGCCATGGAAAAGGCCTTACGCAGCTTGGGAGACGTAACCGTCATTGCCCCGGCAACCGAACAGAGCGGGGTAGGGCACTCGATTACGTTTCTCAGCCCTTTGGTCTGCAAAGAAGTTTTCGATGGCGATCGCCGCCGTGGCTATGCCGTGGAAGGCAGCCCGGCCGATTGCGTGAAATTGGGCGTCGTCGAACTCATGCCCGAGCGTCCTGATTTGATTGTCAGCGGCATCAATGGCGGGCTGAATGCTGGAATTAACGTGCTTTACTCTGGAACCGTTGGGGCCGCGATTGAAGGCGCCTTCTTCGGCATCAACAGCATCGCGGTCTCGCTAGAGTGGAACGAGCACGCCCAATTCGAGCGTGCCGCCGAAATGGCTTGCCAAGTGATCCAACAGATTCTCAAGCACAAATCGAATTCTCCCAGGCTATATAACCTGAACATTCCTACCACCGCCACCAAGCTTCCTTCTGGCGAAGCGGAACTAAAGATCGTGCCGATGGGTGTGGCACGTTACGGCGAGCATTTCATCAAGCGCAAAGATCCCCGAAACCGTGACTACTATTGGGCTACCGGCGATCCGCGTCCCGAACACGGCGAAGAGGAAACCGACCTCTCGGCCCTCGAAAAAGGGTATCTAACCCTTACACCCCTCCATTTCGATATGACCGAACGAGCGCAAATTGAGGAAATGAAGCCTTGGAATTTGCGTATCCTTGATTAG
- a CDS encoding carbon storage regulator, whose amino-acid sequence MLVLTRKQQQQIQIGEGVTITILKVKGNTVRIGIDAPSDVKIVRSELEPEVAAPVEEIESASPVVNRIDQIEAANGKGKSQPSEDYRVVSFRVKADGSDSKRNDSPRATSMRDFLAARASNAIG is encoded by the coding sequence ATGTTAGTTTTGACTCGCAAGCAGCAGCAGCAGATTCAGATTGGCGAAGGCGTTACGATCACTATCTTGAAGGTGAAGGGAAATACGGTTCGTATCGGTATCGATGCCCCTTCGGATGTGAAGATCGTTCGTAGCGAATTAGAGCCGGAAGTGGCTGCCCCTGTCGAAGAAATAGAGTCAGCAAGCCCCGTTGTCAATCGCATCGATCAAATCGAAGCGGCCAACGGAAAAGGCAAATCTCAGCCCAGCGAAGATTACCGTGTGGTTTCTTTTCGGGTGAAAGCAGACGGAAGCGACAGCAAGCGGAACGATTCACCGCGGGCAACCAGCATGCGAGACTTCCTTGCTGCCAGAGCATCCAACGCCATCGGTTAG